The genomic stretch TATGGCCAGGACCGATACAGGGATTGCTCCGGCCAGGATGAGGTTGTTATTCGACATTGCGATCCCGCGCAGGATGAATGCGCCCAGGCCTCCCGCGCCTATGAAGGCCGCAAGCGTGGCAGTGCCGATATTCAGCACCGTGGAAGTCCTTACCCCGGCCATTATCACGTTGAGGGCCAGCGGGATCTCCACCTTGAAGAGGATCTGATAGTCCTTCATGCCCATGGCCCTCGCCGCCTCAAGAAGCGACGGGTCCACCTGCTTAAGGCCCGTGTAGGTATTAGAGACAATAGGAAGAAGCGCGTAGAGGAAGAGGGCTATTATTGCCGGCACGATCCCGATCCCGAAGAGCGGCACCATGAACCCGAGAAGGGCAAGGCTCGGCAGGGTCTGAATGACATTCACCGTCTGCATTATGGGACCTGCCAGCTTCCCGAAGCGGCTCATCACTATTCCAAGCGGCACTGCAATGAGTATGGCGAGGCTTACCGCTATGGCGGTAAGCTCGATATGCTGGACTGTGAGGATGAGCAGATCTGCTCTCCGCCGGATCAGAAGGCTCCAGAGGCTGTCTGTTGCTTCAGGCTCACCTTTGCGGCTTTTGATGAGCCCACGGCGCGACAGGAAGGCGCTGGCTACCTCGCTGTGGCTCAATCCAAGCTGATCGACGGCATAGTTCATCTTCTGCACATCCTCGCCGCTGATCTTTCCGGCAAGCCTGTTGAGCTCCTTGTCAAGCCCTGGAAATCTCTTCAGGGCGTCTTCCCTTATGAAGGGGCATGCATGATAGGGCGGAAAGAAATGCCTGTCATCTTCAAGGATCATAAGGTGGAAGGCCGGGATCCTCCCATCTGTCGAGAACCCGTCTATCACATCGGCCCTGCCCTGCCTGGCCGCCAGATAGGTAAGCCCGGGGTCCATCCCGTTCAC from Candidatus Eremiobacterota bacterium encodes the following:
- a CDS encoding glycine betaine ABC transporter substrate-binding protein, with protein sequence MMKKILLCSVLTFFMVLLSLRASPAVPEKKLSVGGKNFTEGFIISEIFAQLIEDNTDIKVERKFGLGGTFICFEALRKGEIDLYPEYTGTALIALMKHETVDEPEKAYSLVKEHYGRKGLIMLEPLGFNNTYTLTMPEGKARKLGIKTISDLVPHAPGLDFYCTHEFIERPDGLKGMAGFYGIRFRTVNGMDPGLTYLAARQGRADVIDGFSTDGRIPAFHLMILEDDRHFFPPYHACPFIREDALKRFPGLDKELNRLAGKISGEDVQKMNYAVDQLGLSHSEVASAFLSRRGLIKSRKGEPEATDSLWSLLIRRRADLLILTVQHIELTAIAVSLAILIAVPLGIVMSRFGKLAGPIMQTVNVIQTLPSLALLGFMVPLFGIGIVPAIIALFLYALLPIVSNTYTGLKQVDPSLLEAARAMGMKDYQILFKVEIPLALNVIMAGVRTSTVLNIGTATLAAFIGAGGLGAFILRGIAMSNNNLILAGAIPVSVLAIVADRILKGMETTVMPRGMRK